The genomic segment TTTAAATAATACCAGAGCTTTAGAGAAAGGCAAAGGGGCAAAGTGATCCCACTACTATAGTACAATGCTAATTAGAATAGGATTTGCCTAATCCTTTTATGTTTGTCTTTAGCTTTGATAAagcaaaaatagagaaaaatgaCAGTGAAAAGATCAGGACaggttgcatgttttctgcaagAAATGTCAGCCATGGAACGTAGCTCACAGCATGCTAACGATTActtattcttttcttctttttttaacaaAACGGCAAAATACTGACCTTCACTTGTCGCTTACTATATGAGAAGCTTGCCAAAAGTCGTTTTACTGCTGCAAGTAATCTGTGAAACGTCATAGAATTGCAACTAACATATTGTCACGACGGGAGGGATTAGAAATAAGACCATATCGCAAGTTGAAAGATGAAATATAATTGCATTTAGGGTCATAAATGAGTCGAGTCAGCTTGATGGAGCCAAAGTgtcaaatttattttaaatttatcgAGTTCGAACTCAATCGAGCACATCACCTATTCTTTCTTCAAGGTTTTTTTTCATGAATAACAGAATTGGAAGAAAGAATGACACTTATACCACTCAATCTCAGGTAATCCAACTTATACACACGTAAACTTCGATTAAGCTCAACGAACTTTTGAGCTAGTATCTCTGTAGTTTGTTCAAGATTTTAAACTAATTCTTGACCCAGCTAGGGCTCAAGTGCTTTAGCTGGCTGGATTTGATTGCAGTCGACGCAAATCATGTCTTCAAAAGCTAGAAATGACTGCACTgcatattttaaaatttgttgtGTGCAATTGTGATGGATCTCATTCCTGCACTTAGGAGCAAATTCTAActaaaagattaatctttccaGCATGAACAATATACAAATTTCCATCTGTCACAACTTGGCGATATCCGACCTTTGACTAGCACTAGGAATAAGATCATAGAAGTATCAAAATGATGTAGAGATAGTGGTTTTTCATTGTATGGATGCAACTCACAAGAAACTCATTTGCTGATTGCCAGACATTCTAGGTGATCCACTTCCATTTCGTTCTCCAATCACTAGACAACTACGCACAAAAAGACATTGAAAAACAATTCTTGAGGTTTATCAGAAGTACAATACacataaaactaaataaatatataatttcgAGCAACCAACTTGCCTGCCAAATCATAGCCATATAACGCCCTAACTTTTCAGCTAAAATGTAATAAAGGTTTTAATTGTGGTGAAATAATTTGCTAGAATTGCGTAGCAGTTGTCCTCTTCTTCTATATATGATGGTGGTTCATTTTATATCATAAAAAATTGGGACTTATTTACTTTCATATTGCACACTTAGGCGACCCCACTAGACATCTATGACCTACCTTCCCTAAACAAAAAGGATTTGTCATGTTGATCAAGAACAGTATCCGATCTTCCTgaagtaatttttttatatatgtgTCTAGGTTTTTTGTAACTTGGGATTAAGGTTGAGACAGCTTTCTTAATTTCTGCTAAGAGCATTAAATTCTGTGTCAGTATCTTCGTAGCCATGGAACTACATGTATCCCTCAAGGAAACTATAACTCTTCGGCCATCTGAAGAGGTTGCAAGACAAACTATTGAGCTTTCTGGCCTGGACAGAATTTCACCAGCAATTCTTTACACTATACTCTTCTTTAAGTCTTCGTCGACTGAAAAATCATCTCATCTTGCTGATGAGGTTTTTGAGAGAGCCAAGAAATCTCTAGCTAAGATGCTGGTTTCATGGTTTCCTGCAGCTGGAAGATTTAAGATAAATGAAGCAACAGGAAAACTGGAGATTGATTGCAATAACGAAGGTGTTATTATGGTCACTGCTGAAACTGATTCAACACTTGATGAACTTGGTAAATTATATGAATACAAGCCTAGCTATGAGAAGCTTGTTCCTCAGCTGCCTCATGCTGATGGTATCTCTAAGAATCCACTAGTTGTGGTGCAGGTTTGAACATACAGCTccccaagaaaccctagattttaCCAATTGATTATGTAATTTATCTATGAGTATTAGTCACACTTATTATTCTGATTTCTTCGATAATCTTCTTATTATCAGTCTCCCTGTGTTTCTACAGTGTGTTATATTTGTATAGATATTTAGCAAAAACTAGTGGTTCTTTTATGAGGTTTATGTTTCCTTACCAGTTGTAAATATACAATAACGGCAATACAAATTTATGTTTCTTCTGGTCCATCAATTGGATGAAGGGgttaaatatataaatgaaaTACTAAAAATATACAAATGAAATACTTGAGTATGGATGTTTCATTAACATATCAGATCATATTACTTATAATGTCTTGGTAGAAAACTTGCCGACAAGTTTCACagtattttttttccattacataattctctattttttttgctTATGTTGGTAGATCACAAGTTTTGCTTGTGGAGGGTTTTCCGTAGGCTTCGGTAGCAGCCATGCTCTGTTTGATGGTGCAGGAGCATTTAACTTTTTGGCATCATGGGCTCATATATCCTGTGGCAGAGATGTCTCTGAATCGTCTTTGCCAAACCATTCAAGGGATGCTCTTTTAAAGACTGTTTATACCAATAATTCATTCCCTCCATCGACTTCAATAAGTGAACAAAAGCATATTGTAGCCATTCAAGATCTATGCAACATACCTATGCAAGGCATGGCATCTGATGATCGATGTTGGGAAGCAGCTCTTTCTAAATTTACTCAATTTGATCCAAAAGATGGACTTCAACTCATGACTCTAAGCATCACCAAGGAATTTGTGGAGTCACTGAAGAGACTAGCAGTTGAACGAGGCAAACTCACAAGATGTTCAACCTTTGATGCTCTTTGTGCACTAATATGGAAGGTAAGTAGGAGGTAATCTACTTCCACTCTATCACAAATATCCCCTAAAATATTACTTCATTCACTAATACAATGGTCAACAAATTGGATATTGTAATCATGTTGGTTCAATGGATATGGGGAGAACTCTTAGAGTTCTTTTTACTGTCAAATTTAGGATTTGAATTTTAGATATGACCGTTAGAAATAGAAAGGGTATTAAGAAGAGAGGAAGGATCAAAAAAGAATAGTTTGACGTGGAAAAAAAATGTTCCCTCTAAATTATAGGTCTGCTAGAAGAATAttaggaaaaagagaaaaggaaaacccaTCACGTGATAGTTTTAATTTCATTATTGGCCTTCGCTGTTTCTATAGTAATCATAAAAGTTTACTGGTAGAGTTGCAAATACATGCATCTTCTACTGGTAGAGTTGCTGGTTCTGCCAATCACATTGAGCATATGCAATGCTCATAACTCTTGTAATTAATGAAAGAAATTTTAAAGCAGATTATAGTTCGAGGTAGAATCAGATTTTAAGAAAATTCCtgagttttttttattaattgtaCGTAATAATTGCATCAATCCAAAGGGAAGGTTAGAAAATTTTTAACATTGTGTGTTTAAGGTGACAGATCGAGATGATCATATTAATGCTACAATTTTTTTATtcgttttttgtttttgtatgcagatttattttcttaatgTACAGCTAAAATGATGCATGAACAATTACCTAAGTCTAGACCACCATCATATCTAAGTCAAGATTGAGAGTAGCTGATCAACGATTTATGTTTTCCCCCAACATGAACCAAGAACAACCATCAAAATAATTAATGATATCTAGAAGGAACAATGTGATGATGTAAAAAACTATGACTATCATGCTATTCACCATTTacaatttttcctttgctttttgGATAAGCATCAACCATTACAAAATTCTTTTCTTATTAAGATTTCTTCACAATTGGCAAATATATTTATTATGTATATAGTAGCTAGCAATCAACCTATAAATAACAAATAGATTGGTACTAAATTTTATGGGTAATCAGAAAGAACTGAAGTGCACATTAATGTGAAAAGTTTCTAATGTCATTGAAAGCCAGAAGCTATGAGTTCAATTTTATTTAAAACAGGatgaaacatttttttttcccaaaaacttCGATAAAATATGAATGTGCTGAAACGGTTCTTGCAATATTTCTTCTCATTTGATATAATGAATGAACATAAGACGCGTATGTAATGATATACTACATTGACATGTTATACGATTGAAAATTGAATCTAGCCACTAAGGAGGTCTTGGCATAGTGATTAAGATTGAAATCTCAGGATGTAAAGGTTCTGAATTTAAATCCCTATTCTTTCTTCCTGTTTCTTAAATTGCACACCTCCTgtgctggaaaaaaaaattgaatacaACCTAATGAATGTGTGTTTTCATTCCTAAATTTAGTATTAGGGTTTTTTTCGCCATCCCCTCTGACTACTAACCACCCTTCCCtacttcttttttcctctcctttccttccacaaaattataaaatatag from the Coffea arabica cultivar ET-39 chromosome 11e, Coffea Arabica ET-39 HiFi, whole genome shotgun sequence genome contains:
- the LOC113718459 gene encoding brassinosteroid-related acyltransferase 1-like produces the protein MELHVSLKETITLRPSEEVARQTIELSGLDRISPAILYTILFFKSSSTEKSSHLADEVFERAKKSLAKMLVSWFPAAGRFKINEATGKLEIDCNNEGVIMVTAETDSTLDELGKLYEYKPSYEKLVPQLPHADGISKNPLVVVQITSFACGGFSVGFGSSHALFDGAGAFNFLASWAHISCGRDVSESSLPNHSRDALLKTVYTNNSFPPSTSISEQKHIVAIQDLCNIPMQGMASDDRCWEAALSKFTQFDPKDGLQLMTLSITKEFVESLKRLAVERGKLTRCSTFDALCALIWKARVKALGLRPDANICLQFPVDSRARFQPPLGENFTGNAFVLASVSCMVKTILEESLDETVLKIQEAKDAIKDEYIKLYATALESSDKFFPSMKELTIVTDWMKYSFDALVFGWGQVSSVALLATPVPETAFLMLNLEEPGGFLLRMGIGEEEAPNFVDFFYNFSQ